From the genome of Tistrella bauzanensis, one region includes:
- a CDS encoding MarR family winged helix-turn-helix transcriptional regulator, producing MSEATTTPKADALTDLILTMFRANNLTLAWGDRLVAPFGLTSARWQVLGAIVLSQRSQPVAWIARDLGANRQNVQRIVNDLHKEELVEFQPNPHHRRAHLVVLTDKGRRAYEAAINAYSPRVNMLAEGLSFEDITTAHRVVAMLRDRLEGELDAERQP from the coding sequence ATGAGCGAAGCGACCACGACTCCGAAGGCCGACGCCCTGACCGACCTGATCCTGACCATGTTTCGGGCAAACAACCTGACGCTCGCATGGGGCGACAGGCTGGTCGCACCCTTCGGGCTGACAAGCGCCCGATGGCAGGTTCTCGGCGCGATCGTCCTTTCACAGCGATCCCAGCCGGTGGCGTGGATCGCCCGCGACCTCGGCGCGAATCGGCAGAATGTGCAGCGCATCGTCAACGATCTGCACAAGGAGGAACTGGTCGAGTTCCAGCCCAACCCTCACCATCGCCGAGCGCATCTGGTGGTGCTGACCGACAAAGGCCGCCGGGCCTACGAGGCCGCGATCAACGCCTACAGCCCCAGGGTCAATATGCTGGCGGAGGGTCTTTCGTTTGAAGACATCACGACAGCGCACCGCGTCGTGGCGATGCTGCGAGACAGACTTGAGGGAGAATTGGATGCTGAAAGGCAGCCCTGA
- a CDS encoding FMN-binding glutamate synthase family protein, translated as MSSAGTTRTADGGRAQPHATGGADRPLFLDRAVRHAAFALLVLAGLLFLVLALAVDGDYAWPLLVIAPLIAVGVVDIRQTVHAIRVNYPVVGHLRWIFEDLRPYLRQYIVEDDLEGRPYNRLARTLVYERAKGDEDAQPLGTQLDVYAQRYEVLVHSVAPHPVATEPFRVMVGGPHCLKPYSAQVLNISAMSFGSLSARAIEALNAGAARGGFYHDTGEGGLSPYHRMHGGDIVWELGSGYFGCRDDQGRFDPDQFAETARLDQVKMIEIKLSQGAKPGHGGMLPGPKVTAEIAATRKVPEGVDCISPARHSAFDTPEGMMRFVQQLRDLSGGKPVGIKLCVGQPHEIFAIVKAMLSTGILVDFIVVDGAEGGTGAAPREFSDHLGLPMREGLVLVRNALVGAGLRPHVKIAAAGKMTSAFDLAAALAIGADWCNAARAFMFAIGCVQSVKCHTGRCPTGVATQDPDRQKGLVVEDKAERVRRYQARTVHALADLVAAAGLDHPDQLEPRHLLHRRSPNEIVPIDRLYPFLKSGVLIEAPDATPYAADWAAADPASFAPRRIG; from the coding sequence ATGAGCAGCGCCGGCACCACCCGCACCGCCGATGGCGGCCGCGCGCAACCCCACGCGACCGGCGGCGCCGACCGGCCGCTATTCCTGGACCGGGCGGTGCGCCATGCGGCCTTCGCCCTGCTGGTGCTGGCCGGGCTGCTGTTCCTGGTGCTGGCGCTGGCGGTGGATGGCGATTACGCCTGGCCGCTGCTGGTGATCGCGCCGCTGATCGCGGTGGGTGTGGTCGACATCCGACAGACCGTTCATGCCATCCGCGTCAACTATCCGGTGGTGGGGCATCTGCGCTGGATCTTCGAGGATCTGCGCCCCTATCTGCGCCAGTATATCGTCGAAGACGATCTGGAGGGCCGGCCCTATAACCGGCTGGCCCGCACGCTGGTCTATGAACGCGCCAAGGGCGACGAGGATGCCCAGCCGCTGGGCACCCAGCTGGATGTCTATGCCCAGCGCTATGAGGTGCTGGTGCATTCGGTGGCGCCGCATCCGGTGGCGACAGAGCCGTTCCGGGTGATGGTGGGCGGCCCGCACTGCCTGAAGCCCTACAGCGCCCAGGTGCTGAACATCTCGGCGATGAGTTTCGGATCGTTGAGCGCCCGGGCGATCGAGGCGCTGAACGCCGGTGCCGCGCGTGGCGGATTCTATCACGACACCGGCGAGGGCGGGCTCAGCCCCTATCACCGCATGCATGGCGGCGATATCGTCTGGGAACTCGGATCAGGTTATTTCGGCTGCCGCGACGATCAGGGCCGTTTCGATCCCGACCAGTTCGCCGAGACCGCCCGGCTCGATCAGGTGAAGATGATCGAGATCAAGCTGAGCCAGGGGGCCAAGCCCGGCCATGGCGGCATGCTGCCCGGCCCCAAGGTCACCGCCGAGATCGCCGCCACCCGCAAGGTGCCGGAAGGGGTGGACTGCATCTCGCCGGCCCGTCATTCGGCCTTCGACACGCCTGAAGGCATGATGCGTTTCGTGCAGCAATTGCGCGACCTGTCAGGCGGCAAGCCGGTCGGCATCAAGCTGTGCGTGGGCCAGCCTCATGAGATCTTCGCGATCGTCAAGGCGATGCTGAGCACCGGCATCCTGGTCGATTTCATCGTCGTCGACGGCGCCGAGGGCGGCACCGGTGCCGCGCCGCGCGAATTTTCCGATCATCTGGGCCTGCCGATGCGCGAAGGGCTGGTGCTGGTGCGCAACGCTCTGGTCGGCGCGGGGCTCCGGCCGCATGTGAAGATCGCGGCGGCCGGCAAGATGACCAGCGCCTTCGATCTGGCGGCGGCGCTGGCGATCGGCGCCGACTGGTGCAATGCCGCCCGCGCCTTCATGTTCGCGATCGGCTGCGTGCAGTCGGTGAAATGCCATACCGGCCGCTGCCCGACCGGTGTCGCCACCCAGGATCCCGATCGCCAGAAGGGGCTGGTGGTGGAAGACAAGGCCGAACGGGTGCGCCGCTATCAGGCCCGCACCGTGCACGCGCTGGCCGATCTGGTCGCGGCCGCCGGCCTGGACCATCCCGATCAGCTCGAACCGCGCCACCTGCTGCACCGCCGCTCGCCCAACGAGATCGTGCCGATCGACCGGCTGTATCCGTTCCTGAAGTCGGGCGTGCTGATCGAGGCGCCCGATGCCACACCCTATGCCGCCGACTGGGCGGCGGCCGACCCTGCCAGCTTCGCGCCGCGCCGGATCGGATAG
- the dapB gene encoding 4-hydroxy-tetrahydrodipicolinate reductase — MAQSMIAGSIPSASSSASAAAPLRVCVAGVTGWTGNAVARAIAASPDLVLVAGVARKAAGQTLAAVVGQPQAGHAVGDVMVDADLATALARGGIDVLVDYTHPTTVAGHVEAALAAGVHVVIGTSGLDAAAYDHIDRAARAAGRGVVASGNFAVTAALATRFSLIAARYIPHVEVVEIAGPAKPDAPSGTARELAERLGRVARPPMPAGTEPVAPDRVIGDAALRGGTIGGVQVHSLRLPGYAASIDAHFAVAGARLVVSHDAGKDAAAYVDGTLLAVRRVPGVTGLVRGLDVLLFGPDEADGAAMTAVRA, encoded by the coding sequence ATGGCTCAATCAATGATTGCAGGTTCCATCCCGTCCGCCTCGTCTTCCGCCTCTGCCGCGGCACCGCTGCGGGTCTGTGTGGCCGGGGTAACCGGCTGGACCGGCAATGCCGTCGCCCGCGCCATCGCCGCCAGCCCCGATCTGGTGCTGGTGGCCGGGGTTGCGCGCAAGGCCGCCGGTCAGACGCTGGCGGCGGTGGTCGGCCAGCCCCAGGCCGGTCACGCGGTTGGCGATGTGATGGTGGATGCCGACCTGGCTACCGCACTCGCCCGGGGTGGCATTGACGTGCTGGTCGATTACACCCATCCCACCACGGTTGCCGGCCATGTCGAGGCGGCGCTGGCGGCCGGCGTGCATGTGGTGATCGGTACCTCCGGCCTGGATGCCGCGGCTTATGACCATATCGATCGGGCGGCCAGGGCGGCCGGGCGCGGCGTGGTCGCCAGCGGCAATTTCGCGGTCACCGCGGCCCTGGCCACCCGGTTCTCGCTGATCGCCGCCCGCTATATTCCGCATGTCGAGGTGGTCGAGATCGCCGGCCCCGCCAAGCCCGATGCGCCATCGGGCACCGCGCGCGAACTGGCGGAGCGTCTGGGCCGGGTGGCAAGGCCGCCGATGCCGGCCGGCACCGAACCGGTGGCGCCCGACCGGGTGATCGGCGACGCCGCCCTGCGCGGCGGCACCATCGGCGGCGTGCAGGTGCATTCGCTGCGCCTGCCCGGCTATGCTGCATCGATCGATGCCCATTTCGCCGTGGCCGGTGCCCGGCTGGTGGTGTCGCATGATGCCGGCAAGGATGCCGCGGCCTATGTCGACGGCACGCTGCTGGCGGTGCGGCGGGTGCCGGGGGTGACCGGGCTGGTGCGCGGGCTGGACGTGCTGCTGTTCGGGCCTGATGAGGCCGACGGCGCGGCCATGACGGCGGTGCGGGCATGA
- a CDS encoding PAS domain-containing protein: protein MDRKIWGVTLAVLALGCAAFQIVRIQDQRRQVIVETERQLLHDATGLERTVQGVMQGVEASLTLASARLLAAGFPAMDAPTVVQILQRAVSPGLVPTAIWAMDDQGQVRGGVGDVPSPALATADAPVFAVHHRARPLQPAYAQQLMRDGMFLTIAGTGEAGGNGDDRHVLVASRAIAAMEDETGGRDAASGGLGLQGAGFKGVVVMMLSRDVLAGPLVAAADPGRVALGLSDAGGRLLPLTALDRPHRRRMTADAAAGATPAGPVSADLVSGGPVSADLVAERPVAGFPISVTLGRSRSQVLDGWRDRLMADAGMGLMLGLIGGAAIMLMVLPRRGGPPGTRQAAGGDDHLHALERGAASIWHFDADGRRIAVMPAIATVGAGRHDLDDLLNHLHQADRNALSTAIDDVMAGRDNTLEVVVTVPAAGGGVHFLRWLGGLAREPAATAGKDGPRPPTRHLVGVIHDITAQEARHRETQERIRSLHEIQSLAGIASWSWPIGAARVWCAAELFQAFGIEMSADSGIDAPQFQAMVLPEDRPRVRDALSRARRGTPAPLDFRLLRVDGQIMHMVGAAAPGFDAAGRVVRINGALEVTRTARPAQSRAADGVV from the coding sequence ATGGATCGGAAGATCTGGGGCGTGACGCTGGCGGTGCTGGCATTGGGGTGTGCCGCATTCCAGATCGTGCGCATCCAGGACCAGCGTCGCCAGGTGATCGTCGAAACCGAGCGGCAGCTTCTGCATGATGCGACCGGCCTGGAACGGACGGTCCAGGGTGTGATGCAGGGTGTGGAGGCTTCGCTGACGCTGGCATCTGCCCGGCTGCTGGCGGCGGGTTTTCCGGCGATGGATGCCCCGACGGTCGTGCAGATCCTGCAGCGCGCCGTGTCGCCAGGGCTTGTGCCCACCGCCATCTGGGCGATGGATGACCAGGGACAGGTGCGCGGCGGCGTTGGCGATGTGCCATCGCCGGCGCTGGCCACGGCCGATGCGCCGGTTTTCGCGGTGCACCACCGTGCCCGGCCCCTGCAGCCGGCCTATGCCCAGCAACTGATGCGCGACGGCATGTTCCTGACCATCGCCGGCACCGGGGAGGCCGGCGGCAATGGCGACGACCGGCACGTTCTGGTCGCCAGCCGGGCGATTGCCGCCATGGAAGACGAGACCGGCGGCCGGGACGCGGCCAGTGGGGGATTGGGCCTTCAGGGCGCCGGCTTCAAGGGCGTCGTGGTGATGATGCTGTCGCGTGACGTCCTGGCCGGGCCGCTGGTGGCGGCGGCCGATCCTGGCCGGGTGGCGCTGGGGCTGTCGGATGCGGGTGGACGGCTGCTGCCGCTGACGGCGTTGGACCGCCCCCACCGCCGCCGCATGACAGCCGATGCCGCGGCGGGCGCGACGCCAGCCGGCCCGGTGTCGGCCGATCTTGTATCGGGCGGCCCGGTGTCGGCCGATCTGGTGGCGGAACGGCCGGTGGCGGGCTTTCCGATCTCGGTCACGCTCGGGCGGTCGCGGTCGCAGGTGCTGGACGGCTGGCGCGACCGGCTGATGGCCGATGCCGGCATGGGGTTGATGCTGGGACTGATCGGCGGCGCCGCCATCATGCTGATGGTGCTGCCGCGCCGTGGCGGTCCGCCCGGCACCCGACAGGCTGCCGGTGGAGACGATCATCTGCACGCCCTGGAACGCGGTGCCGCGTCGATCTGGCATTTCGACGCCGATGGTCGCCGGATCGCGGTGATGCCGGCGATCGCGACGGTCGGTGCCGGCCGGCATGATCTGGACGATCTGCTGAACCACCTGCATCAAGCTGACCGAAACGCCCTGTCGACTGCCATCGACGACGTCATGGCCGGTCGCGACAATACGCTTGAGGTGGTCGTGACGGTGCCCGCTGCGGGTGGCGGCGTGCATTTCCTGCGGTGGCTGGGCGGGCTGGCCCGCGAGCCCGCCGCCACGGCCGGCAAGGATGGTCCCCGGCCCCCGACCCGGCATCTGGTGGGCGTGATCCACGACATCACCGCCCAGGAAGCCCGACACCGCGAGACCCAGGAACGCATCCGGTCGCTGCATGAAATCCAGTCGCTGGCCGGCATCGCCTCGTGGAGCTGGCCGATCGGCGCTGCGCGGGTGTGGTGCGCCGCCGAATTGTTCCAGGCCTTCGGTATCGAGATGTCGGCGGATAGCGGCATCGACGCCCCGCAATTCCAGGCGATGGTGCTGCCCGAAGACCGGCCGCGGGTGCGGGACGCGCTGAGCCGTGCCCGGCGTGGCACGCCGGCGCCGCTGGATTTCCGGCTGCTGCGGGTGGACGGGCAGATCATGCACATGGTGGGGGCGGCAGCGCCCGGCTTCGATGCGGCCGGGCGGGTGGTGCGGATCAATGGTGCGCTGGAAGTGACCCGAACCGCCCGGCCGGCTCAATCCAGGGCGGCAGACGGCGTGGTGTGA
- the gltA gene encoding citrate synthase yields MTENTAVRAGTVTITDDISGQSHELPILNGTSGNMVIDIRSLGGKTGYFTYDPGFMATASCESRITFIDGDKGELLHRGYPIDQLATKSNFLEVAYLMMNGELPSKDEYTTFERNITRHTMLHEQLTKFFTGFRRDAHPMAVMVGVVGAMSAFYHDSTDINDPAHRVIASHRLIAKVPTIAAMAYKYSVGQPFVYPRNDLGYAENFLHMMFSVPCEPYEVNPVLARAMDRILILHADHEQNASTSTVRLAGSSGANPFACIAAGIACLWGPAHGGANEAVIKMLEEIGSADKIPEFIARAKDKDDPFRLMGFGHRVYKNFDPRATIMRQTCHEVLGELGIKDEPLLDIAMKLEKIALEDDYFVQRKLYPNVDFYSGIILRAMGIPTSLFTVLFAVARTVGWVAQWNEMIEDPTQKIGRPRQLYIGAAARDYVELGQR; encoded by the coding sequence ATGACCGAGAACACCGCCGTCCGTGCAGGTACCGTCACGATCACGGACGATATCAGCGGGCAGAGCCACGAATTGCCGATCCTGAACGGTACGTCGGGGAATATGGTGATCGATATCCGCTCGCTCGGCGGGAAGACCGGCTATTTCACCTATGATCCGGGCTTCATGGCCACCGCCTCGTGCGAGAGCCGGATCACCTTCATCGACGGCGACAAGGGCGAGCTGCTCCATCGGGGTTACCCGATCGACCAGCTTGCCACCAAGAGCAACTTCCTTGAAGTCGCTTATCTGATGATGAACGGCGAGTTGCCCTCGAAGGACGAATACACGACCTTCGAGCGCAATATCACCCGCCACACCATGCTGCATGAGCAGCTGACCAAGTTCTTCACCGGTTTCCGCCGCGATGCCCATCCGATGGCGGTCATGGTGGGTGTGGTCGGCGCGATGTCGGCCTTCTATCACGACAGCACCGATATCAACGATCCGGCGCATCGGGTGATCGCCTCGCACCGGCTGATCGCCAAGGTGCCGACCATCGCCGCGATGGCCTATAAGTATTCGGTCGGCCAGCCTTTCGTGTATCCGCGCAACGATCTGGGCTATGCCGAGAATTTCCTGCACATGATGTTCTCGGTGCCGTGCGAGCCTTACGAGGTCAACCCGGTTCTGGCGCGGGCGATGGACCGGATCCTGATTCTGCACGCCGATCATGAGCAGAATGCCTCGACCTCAACCGTCCGTCTGGCCGGCTCGTCGGGGGCCAATCCCTTCGCCTGCATCGCCGCCGGCATCGCCTGCCTGTGGGGGCCCGCACATGGCGGCGCCAACGAGGCGGTGATCAAGATGCTGGAGGAGATCGGCTCGGCCGACAAGATCCCCGAATTCATCGCCCGGGCGAAGGACAAGGACGATCCGTTCCGGCTGATGGGCTTCGGTCATCGCGTCTATAAGAACTTCGACCCGCGCGCGACCATCATGCGCCAGACCTGCCACGAGGTTCTGGGCGAGCTTGGCATCAAGGACGAGCCACTGCTCGACATCGCCATGAAGCTTGAGAAGATCGCGCTTGAGGACGACTACTTCGTGCAGCGCAAGCTGTACCCGAATGTCGACTTCTATTCGGGCATCATCCTGCGCGCCATGGGCATCCCCACCAGCCTGTTCACGGTGCTGTTCGCCGTGGCCCGCACGGTTGGCTGGGTTGCCCAGTGGAACGAGATGATCGAGGATCCCACCCAGAAGATCGGCCGCCCGCGCCAGTTGTATATCGGTGCCGCCGCCCGCGATTATGTGGAACTGGGTCAGCGCTGA
- a CDS encoding phytanoyl-CoA dioxygenase family protein has translation MSGADETSTPDPRLLDAGGWRRLVPWLNVTEAGCTAGGAGFMAVDDDALGRAADSLHDQGWFALPPCLPPDLIDGLGRGISRLAALGWPPVFIHVFDQAWALQAALTPLARHLLGDRFAVLPHLWAWCVPPVAGARGWPGHRDLIGNSVFPGGIHMTLSLWVPLVDATLDNGCIRVVPLPVERALPDRLETMIADGRLAAEPEAIGTPLPAAAGAVLGWRQDLWHWSGRATTAAAGPRISIAIEMQNRAFDAVAEPLIAAGHGPRMQMRVDLILRALRTYARMESLPGQLPIDTLAQEFK, from the coding sequence GTGAGTGGCGCAGATGAGACGAGCACGCCGGACCCGCGGCTGCTGGATGCCGGCGGCTGGCGGCGGCTGGTGCCCTGGCTGAATGTGACCGAGGCGGGATGCACCGCAGGCGGTGCCGGTTTCATGGCCGTCGACGATGACGCGCTGGGCCGCGCCGCCGACAGCCTGCACGATCAGGGCTGGTTCGCGCTGCCGCCCTGCCTGCCGCCGGATCTGATCGACGGGCTTGGCCGCGGCATCAGCCGGCTGGCGGCGCTGGGCTGGCCGCCGGTGTTCATCCATGTCTTTGATCAGGCCTGGGCGCTGCAGGCGGCATTGACGCCGCTGGCCCGGCATCTGCTGGGCGACCGCTTCGCCGTGCTGCCGCATCTGTGGGCGTGGTGCGTGCCGCCGGTGGCGGGCGCGCGCGGCTGGCCCGGTCATCGTGACCTGATCGGCAACAGTGTGTTTCCGGGCGGCATTCACATGACGCTCAGCCTGTGGGTGCCGCTGGTCGATGCCACCCTGGACAATGGCTGCATACGGGTGGTGCCGCTGCCGGTGGAACGGGCCCTGCCCGATCGGCTTGAGACCATGATCGCCGACGGGCGGCTGGCCGCCGAACCCGAGGCGATCGGCACGCCCCTGCCGGCCGCAGCCGGGGCGGTTCTGGGCTGGCGCCAGGATCTGTGGCACTGGTCGGGGCGCGCCACAACCGCCGCTGCCGGCCCGCGGATCAGCATCGCGATCGAGATGCAGAACCGGGCCTTCGATGCGGTGGCGGAGCCGCTGATCGCGGCGGGCCATGGCCCCCGGATGCAGATGCGCGTCGACCTGATCCTGCGTGCGCTCCGAACCTATGCGCGGATGGAAAGCCTGCCCGGGCAGCTTCCGATTGACACTCTTGCGCAAGAATTCAAGTAA
- a CDS encoding c-type cytochrome → MSTRPQNKPGDRPGPERPPRSRRRWRLVAGAAGCAAVIAVGAVLVLAPDRVRAVLGLDGGHAAAGHVVRSFPDPASPDAAARAALYAALAEMPSELDPADPAKVAEGGRLYATYCAACHGPDLGGAPDWDWRTPRPSGRMAAPPHDATGHTWHHPDQHLFALTALGPGPFAPPGYQSDMPGFRDRLSDDQIWAILSFIKSRWPVPVREAHDRLSAGMAR, encoded by the coding sequence ATGAGCACGCGCCCCCAGAACAAGCCGGGTGATCGGCCCGGACCTGAGAGACCGCCGCGATCGCGCCGCAGATGGCGGCTGGTCGCGGGCGCTGCCGGCTGTGCCGCGGTGATCGCGGTCGGTGCCGTCCTGGTGCTGGCGCCGGACAGGGTGCGGGCGGTTCTGGGGCTGGATGGCGGCCATGCTGCAGCCGGCCATGTGGTGCGCAGCTTCCCCGATCCGGCCAGTCCGGATGCCGCCGCGCGGGCGGCGCTGTATGCAGCACTGGCCGAGATGCCGTCGGAACTCGACCCGGCCGACCCGGCCAAGGTGGCCGAGGGCGGGCGGCTGTATGCGACATATTGCGCCGCCTGCCATGGCCCCGATCTCGGTGGCGCGCCCGATTGGGACTGGCGCACGCCCCGGCCATCGGGGCGGATGGCGGCACCACCCCATGATGCGACCGGCCACACCTGGCATCACCCCGACCAGCATCTGTTCGCGCTGACCGCCCTTGGTCCCGGCCCGTTCGCGCCGCCGGGCTATCAGTCCGACATGCCCGGCTTCCGCGATCGGCTGAGCGATGACCAGATCTGGGCGATCCTGTCCTTCATCAAAAGCCGCTGGCCGGTGCCGGTTCGCGAGGCTCATGACCGGTTGTCGGCCGGGATGGCGCGGTGA